A window of the Candidatus Zixiibacteriota bacterium genome harbors these coding sequences:
- the thyX gene encoding FAD-dependent thymidylate synthase, protein MDDYQEKVMQGTREAHHEIILMAVTPAGEDVIERACRTCYLSFHRYDPPASTEELIKKVIRKGHHSVLEHASATFRIRGGSRVFTHEMVRHRLASPSQESQRYVKYGKRKPFEVVVPQTIKDAGYADKYLELADQTYQLYEEMVAEGVVKEDARYILPGGITSEIVITANFRELRHIFKIRCAERAHWEIRKICLDMLRIMKKEAPIVFWDFEIDEESCTARQVSE, encoded by the coding sequence ATGGATGATTATCAGGAAAAGGTTATGCAAGGCACGCGCGAGGCACATCACGAGATAATACTTATGGCGGTTACACCTGCTGGTGAGGATGTGATTGAGCGCGCCTGTCGCACTTGTTATTTATCGTTTCATCGGTACGATCCACCCGCTTCGACCGAGGAGCTGATCAAGAAGGTGATTCGCAAGGGGCATCACTCTGTGCTCGAGCACGCATCGGCTACATTTCGGATCAGGGGCGGATCGAGGGTTTTCACGCATGAGATGGTCCGCCACCGGCTGGCGTCGCCGTCGCAGGAATCGCAGCGCTATGTCAAGTACGGCAAACGCAAGCCGTTCGAGGTCGTGGTTCCACAGACGATCAAGGATGCCGGGTATGCTGACAAGTACCTGGAGCTGGCCGATCAGACTTACCAGCTTTACGAAGAGATGGTAGCTGAGGGGGTGGTTAAAGAGGATGCTCGTTACATCCTGCCGGGCGGAATCACTTCCGAGATAGTGATCACTGCCAATTTCCGCGAGCTACGGCATATCTTCAAGATCCGTTGTGCTGAGAGGGCGCATTGGGAGATCAGGAAGATCTGTCTGGATATGTTGCGGATTATGAAAAAGGAGGCTCCCATAGTGTTTTGGGATTTTGAAATCGACGAGGAAAGCTGTACAGCCAGACAGGTTTCCGAGTAA
- a CDS encoding GNAT family N-acetyltransferase, producing the protein MFLAVNDLLKQLGALAFATRLKRLAESLQRDASKIYHSLDVAFEARWFVVVYALSKKSPRSVTEIAEAVGLTHPAVNQIAGELARHKLITSRQDRKDERRRLLALSKKGRRMASDLQEIWDDIEEVTGSLIKDCGVDLLSGIEQIEISLAEKSIYSRVRERLRKKLADKIEILTYRPYLKKYFKSINEEWLQSHFKIEDRDRRILSDPNRLIIKKGGQVLFARRENKIIGTAALIPCGEKCFQLTKMAVLESARGKQAGRRLAEEAIACARSNQADKIILQTSTKLKAALNLYRSLGFEKVNSDKYDLPRYRRRTIVMELKLR; encoded by the coding sequence ATGTTTTTGGCTGTGAATGATTTATTAAAACAACTCGGAGCGTTAGCGTTTGCCACCCGGCTGAAACGTCTGGCGGAATCCCTGCAACGCGATGCATCGAAAATCTACCATTCGCTCGATGTCGCTTTTGAAGCGCGCTGGTTTGTGGTGGTGTATGCTCTCAGCAAAAAATCACCCCGGTCGGTGACCGAGATCGCGGAAGCTGTCGGATTGACACATCCGGCAGTCAACCAGATCGCGGGCGAACTCGCTCGCCACAAGCTGATCACCTCCCGCCAGGATCGCAAAGATGAGAGGCGGCGACTGCTTGCTCTTTCAAAAAAAGGCAGGCGTATGGCATCAGATCTCCAGGAGATCTGGGACGATATCGAAGAAGTCACCGGTAGCTTGATAAAAGACTGCGGTGTCGACCTATTGAGTGGAATAGAACAGATTGAAATCAGTCTGGCCGAAAAGTCGATCTATTCGCGGGTAAGGGAACGCTTGCGAAAAAAACTGGCCGATAAAATCGAAATCCTGACCTACCGTCCGTATTTGAAGAAATACTTCAAATCTATCAACGAGGAATGGCTCCAATCCCATTTCAAAATAGAGGATCGGGATCGGCGGATATTGTCAGATCCAAACCGATTGATCATCAAAAAGGGTGGCCAGGTGCTGTTTGCCCGTCGCGAAAATAAAATCATAGGCACGGCGGCGTTGATTCCCTGTGGCGAGAAATGTTTCCAGCTCACCAAGATGGCTGTGCTCGAATCTGCCCGTGGCAAACAGGCGGGCCGTAGGCTGGCCGAGGAAGCTATCGCCTGCGCTCGTTCAAACCAGGCAGACAAAATCATCCTGCAGACCAGCACCAAGCTCAAAGCAGCGCTCAATCTCTATCGCAGTCTCGGCTTCGAGAAGGTCAATTCCGACAAATACGATCTGCCACGTTATCGCAGGCGTACGATTGTAATGGAGCTCAAGCTTCGCTGA
- the rsgA gene encoding ribosome small subunit-dependent GTPase A, with amino-acid sequence MQLSELGYSNNFRDMFHDYEDGDHFPGRVSGQERRQYRLMCEQGEMPAVAAGRLYHKADDPEGLPAVGDWTVCRKSDAGDLAVIEKVLPRASSIQRKSAGQETIRQVLAANVDVVFLVSGLDNDFNLRRIERFLTLSWESGARPVIVLNKIDLHEDISSFIDSVESIAYGLPLLKVSALNGVGVDGLHEFLADGLTGVFLGSSGVGKSSLINHLLGENRQLVHEVREDDQRGRHTTTSRNLLMLPGGGLVIDTPGLREIQLWNSPEGLKRSFDDIEQLALGCRFNDCAHEDEPGCAVREAIETGELDRSRLQSYRKLQKEQAYLERKQDSRASRQASREFHRKVRTFHKQMKDLRKRGLA; translated from the coding sequence ATGCAATTAAGTGAACTCGGATATAGTAACAATTTCAGGGATATGTTTCACGATTACGAAGATGGCGATCACTTCCCGGGACGGGTAAGCGGTCAGGAACGTCGTCAATACCGCCTGATGTGCGAGCAAGGCGAGATGCCCGCGGTTGCGGCCGGCAGGTTGTATCATAAAGCAGATGATCCCGAGGGCTTGCCGGCAGTGGGTGACTGGACAGTTTGCCGCAAGAGCGATGCCGGCGACCTGGCAGTGATTGAGAAAGTGCTGCCGCGTGCCAGCAGTATCCAGCGCAAGTCTGCCGGCCAGGAAACCATAAGGCAGGTGCTGGCGGCCAATGTCGATGTGGTTTTTCTGGTCAGCGGGCTCGACAACGATTTTAACCTGCGCCGCATTGAACGTTTTTTGACTTTGTCTTGGGAAAGCGGGGCTCGCCCGGTGATTGTGCTGAATAAAATCGACCTGCACGAGGATATCTCGTCTTTTATAGATTCAGTCGAGTCGATTGCTTACGGTCTCCCGCTTCTCAAAGTCAGCGCGCTCAATGGTGTCGGTGTCGACGGTCTGCATGAATTCCTGGCAGATGGCTTAACCGGGGTCTTCTTGGGCTCCTCGGGAGTCGGGAAGTCCTCATTGATCAATCACCTGCTGGGCGAAAACCGCCAGCTGGTGCATGAGGTTCGCGAAGACGACCAGCGTGGACGTCACACCACCACCAGCCGTAACCTTCTGATGTTGCCCGGTGGCGGGCTGGTTATAGACACTCCCGGATTGCGGGAAATTCAGCTCTGGAACAGCCCCGAAGGTCTGAAACGGAGTTTCGATGATATCGAGCAACTGGCCCTGGGCTGTCGATTCAATGACTGCGCTCACGAAGACGAGCCGGGATGCGCGGTCAGGGAGGCGATTGAAACGGGTGAACTCGACCGGTCACGGCTTCAGAGTTACCGCAAGCTCCAAAAGGAGCAGGCCTATCTCGAACGCAAACAGGACAGCCGTGCCTCCCGCCAGGCCTCGCGTGAGTTCCACCGCAAGGTCAGGACCTTTCATAAGCAGATGAAAGATCTTCGCAAACGCGGGCTGGCCTGA
- a CDS encoding PDZ domain-containing protein: MRKLITALCLILGLSLTLMADWQSDLDQVIKSDNPAETDELIASVVSADPDWWEVKAYLENIEFEPAEKGDFFLREIECADGKMRPYVLYVPETYDPKEPTPLFVILHGGVSRSEIFSTQLDYARDHEFGIIARDNGWLALWPFGQMGATWWDEVGMANIENQIHTVKREYNVDDNRVYLGGFSDGASASFSHAMLKASDYAAFIALNGHMGVAGMAGDYHLYPINLRNRPIYAVTTDEDELYPTRTMKPTIELALSAGADILYHEFEGTHNIDDYEKEVLPIIDRFLSTHVRDPYPTELIWETADTNYGQLMWLDIKETFMGENPDWHEVYNIEMTDERIVIGFMPLWEYEGEGVAVDQVVDEETFAASAGLESGDIIIQANQADIVKMEDLDNFKRTVNRGDSVNLIVLRNGEEVELSGQLPEIDHFPLFDYKRESGLTRAKAVANRIEIETSRVLRLGIRVNPELFNPDHKITIVVDGQTRYDQVVEPDLDFMLRNFLENRDRSQIYIADVEIIVVE; this comes from the coding sequence ATGAGAAAACTAATTACCGCATTATGTTTGATACTTGGCCTGTCGCTGACACTGATGGCCGACTGGCAAAGCGACCTGGATCAAGTGATAAAATCTGACAATCCCGCAGAGACGGATGAATTGATCGCGAGTGTAGTCTCTGCTGATCCAGACTGGTGGGAAGTAAAAGCTTATCTCGAGAACATCGAATTCGAACCCGCCGAAAAGGGTGATTTTTTCCTGCGGGAAATTGAATGCGCCGATGGTAAGATGCGTCCCTATGTTCTCTATGTACCCGAAACCTATGATCCCAAAGAGCCGACACCGCTGTTTGTGATCCTGCATGGCGGAGTGAGCCGCAGTGAGATTTTTTCTACCCAGCTGGATTACGCGCGTGATCATGAGTTCGGCATTATCGCCCGTGACAATGGCTGGCTGGCGCTCTGGCCTTTTGGCCAGATGGGCGCGACCTGGTGGGATGAAGTCGGGATGGCCAATATCGAAAACCAGATTCACACGGTTAAGAGAGAATACAATGTGGATGACAACCGGGTTTATTTGGGTGGGTTTTCCGATGGTGCCTCGGCCTCGTTTTCTCACGCTATGCTGAAGGCCAGCGACTATGCCGCCTTTATCGCCCTCAACGGTCATATGGGTGTTGCCGGTATGGCGGGAGATTACCATCTCTATCCGATCAACCTGCGCAACCGTCCGATCTATGCTGTTACGACCGACGAGGACGAGCTCTACCCGACCCGTACGATGAAGCCGACTATCGAGCTGGCGCTCTCGGCCGGCGCCGATATCCTCTACCATGAATTCGAAGGGACTCATAATATCGATGACTACGAAAAAGAAGTCCTGCCGATTATTGACAGGTTTTTGAGCACTCATGTGCGTGATCCTTATCCGACCGAGCTGATCTGGGAAACCGCTGACACGAACTATGGTCAGTTGATGTGGCTGGATATCAAAGAGACATTCATGGGCGAAAACCCGGACTGGCATGAAGTTTACAATATAGAGATGACCGATGAGCGGATCGTGATCGGATTTATGCCTCTCTGGGAATATGAAGGAGAAGGTGTTGCGGTCGACCAGGTGGTCGATGAAGAGACTTTCGCCGCCAGCGCGGGGCTCGAGTCCGGCGATATAATAATTCAGGCTAACCAGGCGGATATCGTCAAAATGGAAGACCTGGATAATTTCAAAAGGACTGTCAACCGTGGCGATTCAGTAAACTTGATTGTCCTGAGAAATGGTGAAGAAGTTGAGCTTTCTGGCCAACTGCCGGAAATCGACCACTTTCCCCTGTTCGATTACAAGCGCGAATCCGGCCTAACCCGGGCAAAAGCTGTCGCAAACCGGATTGAAATCGAGACCTCGCGCGTTTTGAGGCTTGGGATCAGGGTGAATCCAGAGTTGTTCAATCCCGATCACAAAATTACCATCGTAGTCGACGGTCAAACAAGATACGACCAGGTGGTCGAACCGGATCTTGATTTTATGCTCAGAAACTTTCTCGAAAACCGCGACCGAAGCCAGATATATATAGCAGATGTTGAAATCATAGTTGTGGAATAA
- a CDS encoding methyltransferase domain-containing protein yields the protein MEKPRKIVSAGYDRITEIYARERDLFDNREILKKFSDFLPDHAEVLDLGCGSALPVGRYLVECGYTYTGVDISSSMLKLARENLSGSKFFLMDITELDFEPESFDGVTAFYSVFHVERNLHDRLFTSLHTILKPGGCILFSLGNSDWEGVEDFHGVPMFFSHYEPYYYINLMNRLEFEIEYQQEIEQNGETHFWIIARKKQLLLFDF from the coding sequence ATGGAAAAGCCCCGAAAAATTGTATCTGCCGGTTATGATAGGATCACGGAGATATACGCGCGCGAGCGTGATCTTTTTGATAATCGGGAAATACTCAAAAAGTTTTCTGATTTCCTTCCTGATCATGCCGAGGTCCTTGATCTCGGATGCGGTTCGGCTTTACCAGTCGGTAGGTATCTCGTTGAATGCGGGTATACTTATACCGGCGTAGATATTTCCTCCTCGATGCTGAAGCTGGCGCGCGAAAACCTGTCTGGTTCAAAGTTTTTCCTGATGGATATCACAGAGCTTGATTTTGAGCCTGAAAGCTTCGATGGTGTGACCGCATTTTATTCAGTTTTTCATGTCGAACGAAATCTTCACGATCGCCTGTTCACCAGCCTGCATACGATCTTGAAGCCGGGGGGATGCATACTTTTCAGCCTGGGTAACAGCGACTGGGAAGGGGTGGAGGATTTCCACGGAGTACCGATGTTCTTCAGTCACTATGAACCGTATTATTACATAAATCTAATGAATAGGCTGGAATTCGAGATCGAGTACCAGCAGGAAATTGAGCAGAACGGTGAGACCCATTTCTGGATCATTGCCCGCAAGAAACAGCTTCTACTTTTTGATTTCTGA
- a CDS encoding PhzF family phenazine biosynthesis isomerase yields MKNLEFYILDVFAESKYAGNQLAVFRNAGDLKTDEMQTIALEMNYSETTFILSEDKREGGYDVRIFTPAEEIPFAGHPTLGTAYIIRNEMEMVKSDEIKLNLKAGQIPVSFGSDGEVIWMRQNPAVFRHVLNHDRVAECLNLHTEDLDSRFPVQEVSTGTPFIIAPLKSLQAIKRAHINLSKFMSMVDELEGRAILLFCPETYTDNNDLNVRMFADYYGVPEDPATGSANGCLAGYLVKYDYFDSEEIDIRVEQGYEIKRPSLLYLRSAYKDSEIRVEVGGKVILVAKGNLL; encoded by the coding sequence ATGAAAAACCTGGAATTCTACATTCTGGATGTCTTCGCTGAAAGTAAATACGCTGGCAACCAGCTGGCGGTTTTTCGCAATGCGGGTGATCTGAAAACCGATGAGATGCAGACCATCGCGCTCGAGATGAACTATTCCGAGACGACATTCATACTGTCCGAGGATAAACGCGAGGGCGGTTACGATGTACGTATCTTCACCCCGGCCGAGGAAATCCCCTTTGCCGGCCACCCGACACTGGGAACAGCTTACATTATCCGCAACGAGATGGAGATGGTAAAAAGTGATGAAATCAAGCTCAACTTGAAAGCCGGGCAGATTCCGGTAAGTTTCGGCTCGGACGGCGAGGTGATCTGGATGCGCCAGAATCCGGCTGTTTTTCGCCATGTGCTCAACCACGACAGGGTGGCTGAATGTCTCAACCTGCACACCGAGGATCTCGACAGCCGTTTCCCGGTTCAGGAAGTCTCGACTGGTACGCCGTTTATTATTGCGCCCTTGAAATCACTGCAAGCTATCAAACGGGCACATATCAATCTCTCTAAATTCATGTCGATGGTGGATGAACTGGAAGGCAGGGCGATCCTGCTCTTCTGTCCGGAAACATACACTGACAACAACGACCTGAACGTGCGTATGTTCGCTGACTACTACGGTGTCCCGGAGGATCCGGCTACTGGTTCGGCCAACGGGTGCCTTGCAGGTTATCTGGTCAAGTACGATTATTTCGATTCCGAAGAGATCGATATCCGCGTCGAGCAGGGCTATGAAATCAAGCGCCCTTCCCTGTTGTATCTGAGATCTGCTTACAAAGATAGTGAAATCCGGGTAGAAGTCGGTGGCAAAGTGATCCTGGTAGCGAAAGGAAATCTGCTCTGA
- a CDS encoding PAS domain S-box protein, giving the protein MSTNSNLTTEASRIAKLYRSAFNNFGWRMCVCKKDGTIVTVDPGLRTFLHLDDSSSIYQANLFQILHDLSSNRISIEEMSSKLLTENQHINLRNDGRNQRMLEITPVAVANELSQELIVVGIRDCTQEYDLRAELRRRRDFEMMLADLSSRMINLTYSTIDKTINIALREIGKYFAVDHTYINLFRDDGTIVDCTHEWTQDGFSPLIDQVQGIHIDSFPYYLKYVENKETLVINSLDELPETAKNEYDHLAAQNVKSALMVPLISEDDMIGFLRLDTVRRKQRWEEDSIRYLKICADLLGNALVRRQAEEIYTQAIENSLHGYMIHQQGVIKFVNPRLCEIFGRTASELCAMTPEENINLLHPEDRERIRRIINGRERGEKQPSHYEYRALRPDGSVIYLENFASRIIYRGRPATQASVVDITDRKNAEMLLRLQRDLSVKLSALSSLENSYKAVFDSAFKIRGIDSGGFYIIDDKTGDLQLVYQRGISAEFVQANSYFDADSNRARLAKMGKSVYYSKPQLEDTFSTEEKREGLTWVAVLPVTHDGRASGLINFSSHSIHSIPRSNRHALEAIVGQLGRVIGRIQAEKERLQAEERVTSFIQNVDDMVYFQGLDGSLALLNEANAKITGYTIEEFNKDPQLWRKIVHPEDVKTAEEFFSRHPEGVPSFETEYRIRDKRGHWHWILSRMVATRDETGKIIGYNCIDRDISDRKQIEEALRESEMRYHELFHSVMEGMVMLDEDEIIQFCNPAFAKILEADSISELIGENFIRFIPADQIDMVEAQTLMRKEGHSSQYELRLKTIRDNQRIVLISVTPRFNRRGGFIGTVAAMMDITETRKLQEIASRAQRLETAGKIAGQVAHDFNNLLGPMIAYPGFVRESLPLGSSGTKFLDDMEKAAQHMAEINQQLLTLGRRAHYIQEPLNLNEVVLDVIGQVYPLPDTISVEKELDSKLMNIKGGKSQITRVISNLTSNALDSMQEIGCLTIKTENYYAEDISKKYGKVPRGEYVKLTISDTGCGIAADIINNIFDPFFSTKTADKKRGSGLGLSVVHAVIQDHNGFIDLKSEVGKGTSFYIYLPITRETKELDRDDDIPGGSELVLVVDDDEIQRDVTLRLLEKLGYKVTVSPSGEDALKLLGEHSFDLLALDLIMPPGIDGAETFRRALQINPSQKAIIVSGYSDRVRAEVALKLGAGAYVRKPLTLKSLATAVREVLDRKQNSEIKK; this is encoded by the coding sequence ATGTCTACTAATTCAAACTTGACAACTGAAGCCAGCCGTATAGCAAAGCTGTACCGGTCGGCTTTTAACAACTTCGGCTGGAGAATGTGTGTCTGTAAAAAAGACGGCACGATAGTAACTGTTGATCCTGGCCTGCGGACATTTCTACATCTCGATGACAGCTCTTCAATTTATCAGGCTAACCTGTTTCAGATTCTGCATGATCTATCTTCAAATCGAATCAGTATTGAAGAGATGAGCTCGAAACTGCTAACTGAAAATCAGCATATCAACCTGCGCAATGACGGCCGCAACCAGCGTATGCTCGAGATAACTCCGGTTGCTGTCGCGAATGAACTCTCACAAGAGCTGATCGTAGTCGGAATTCGTGATTGCACGCAGGAGTATGATCTGCGCGCCGAACTTCGCCGTCGCCGGGATTTCGAAATGATGCTGGCGGATCTTTCCAGCCGGATGATTAACCTGACTTACAGCACAATCGATAAAACCATTAACATCGCCCTGCGCGAGATCGGCAAATACTTTGCAGTCGATCATACATACATAAACCTGTTTCGAGATGACGGCACCATCGTGGACTGTACCCATGAATGGACCCAGGATGGTTTTTCCCCCCTGATTGACCAGGTCCAGGGAATCCATATTGACAGCTTCCCTTACTATTTGAAATATGTCGAAAACAAAGAGACCCTGGTGATCAACAGCCTGGATGAATTGCCTGAAACAGCCAAAAATGAATATGATCATCTTGCAGCTCAGAATGTAAAATCAGCTCTGATGGTGCCCCTGATTTCAGAAGATGATATGATCGGTTTTCTGAGATTGGACACAGTCCGGCGGAAACAGCGCTGGGAAGAAGATTCGATCCGTTACTTGAAGATCTGCGCCGACCTGCTGGGCAACGCGCTGGTTCGCAGACAGGCGGAGGAAATCTACACCCAGGCGATCGAAAACAGCCTGCACGGTTACATGATTCACCAGCAAGGCGTGATTAAATTCGTCAATCCCCGTCTGTGCGAAATCTTCGGTCGAACCGCCAGCGAACTGTGCGCCATGACTCCTGAGGAAAATATCAACTTACTGCATCCGGAAGACCGCGAAAGAATTCGCAGGATAATCAACGGTCGTGAGCGGGGCGAAAAACAACCCAGCCACTATGAATATCGAGCGTTGCGTCCGGATGGTTCAGTCATATATCTGGAGAACTTTGCTTCCCGGATTATCTACCGCGGTCGTCCCGCGACTCAGGCCTCTGTGGTTGACATCACCGATCGTAAAAACGCGGAAATGCTTTTGCGCCTGCAACGGGATTTGAGTGTCAAGCTGAGCGCTCTCAGCAGTCTCGAAAATTCATACAAGGCGGTCTTCGACAGCGCTTTTAAAATCCGGGGTATTGACAGCGGTGGCTTCTATATAATCGATGACAAAACGGGTGATCTGCAACTTGTGTACCAGCGTGGGATATCCGCAGAATTTGTGCAAGCCAACAGCTATTTCGATGCAGATTCCAATCGAGCCCGGCTGGCTAAGATGGGAAAATCGGTTTATTATAGTAAACCTCAGCTTGAAGATACATTCAGCACAGAAGAAAAGCGTGAAGGCCTAACCTGGGTCGCGGTTCTGCCGGTTACGCATGACGGGCGTGCGTCAGGCCTGATCAATTTCAGTTCCCACAGCATCCACTCAATCCCGCGCAGCAATCGTCACGCCCTGGAAGCCATAGTCGGTCAACTGGGAAGGGTGATTGGACGGATTCAGGCTGAAAAGGAGAGGCTTCAGGCTGAGGAGAGAGTTACGAGTTTCATCCAGAATGTCGATGACATGGTGTATTTTCAGGGACTGGATGGTTCGCTGGCGCTCTTGAACGAAGCCAATGCTAAAATTACAGGCTATACAATAGAGGAGTTCAACAAAGATCCCCAACTCTGGCGTAAGATAGTACACCCGGAAGATGTCAAGACGGCAGAGGAGTTTTTCAGCAGGCATCCCGAAGGTGTACCCTCGTTTGAAACTGAGTATCGAATTCGCGACAAGCGTGGTCACTGGCACTGGATATTGTCACGCATGGTCGCAACACGTGACGAGACCGGGAAAATTATCGGCTACAACTGCATCGACCGCGACATCAGCGACCGCAAGCAGATCGAGGAAGCGCTCCGGGAATCGGAGATGCGCTACCATGAGCTGTTCCACTCGGTCATGGAAGGGATGGTCATGCTCGATGAAGACGAAATCATTCAGTTCTGCAATCCTGCCTTCGCCAAAATTCTGGAGGCAGACTCGATTTCTGAACTTATCGGCGAGAATTTCATCCGCTTCATTCCTGCTGACCAGATCGACATGGTCGAAGCACAGACTTTGATGCGCAAGGAAGGTCACAGCTCTCAGTACGAGCTCAGGCTCAAAACGATCCGGGATAATCAGCGTATCGTGCTGATTTCGGTTACACCACGCTTTAACAGGCGGGGTGGTTTTATCGGAACCGTGGCGGCCATGATGGATATCACCGAGACCCGCAAACTGCAGGAGATCGCTTCCCGTGCCCAGAGACTCGAAACAGCCGGCAAGATCGCCGGGCAGGTAGCCCATGATTTTAACAACCTGCTGGGTCCGATGATCGCCTACCCCGGTTTTGTACGGGAGTCTTTGCCCCTGGGTAGTTCAGGCACAAAATTTCTCGATGATATGGAAAAGGCCGCCCAGCATATGGCCGAGATTAATCAACAGCTTTTGACATTGGGACGGCGCGCGCATTATATCCAGGAACCTCTCAACCTCAATGAGGTCGTTCTCGATGTAATCGGTCAGGTATATCCGTTGCCGGATACCATTTCAGTCGAAAAAGAGCTCGACAGCAAGCTGATGAATATCAAGGGCGGTAAATCTCAGATCACCAGGGTTATATCAAACCTGACTTCCAACGCTCTGGATTCGATGCAGGAGATAGGCTGTCTGACGATCAAAACCGAAAACTACTATGCAGAGGATATTTCCAAGAAGTATGGCAAAGTGCCTCGTGGTGAATACGTCAAGCTGACCATTTCCGATACCGGATGCGGGATTGCGGCGGATATTATCAACAACATTTTTGATCCATTCTTTTCTACGAAAACAGCCGACAAAAAACGTGGCTCGGGCCTCGGACTGAGTGTAGTTCACGCTGTAATCCAGGATCATAATGGATTCATCGACCTGAAAAGCGAAGTTGGTAAAGGCACCAGTTTTTACATCTACCTGCCGATCACAAGGGAAACCAAAGAACTAGATAGAGACGATGATATCCCCGGTGGCAGTGAGTTGGTGCTGGTAGTCGATGATGATGAAATCCAGCGCGATGTCACACTCAGGCTTTTAGAAAAACTGGGCTATAAAGTAACCGTGTCCCCTTCCGGGGAAGATGCACTCAAGCTCCTGGGTGAACATTCGTTCGATCTTCTGGCACTGGATTTGATCATGCCGCCCGGAATTGACGGCGCTGAGACTTTCAGGCGCGCGCTTCAAATCAACCCCTCGCAAAAAGCTATAATTGTGTCCGGTTATTCCGACCGCGTCCGGGCCGAAGTCGCACTAAAGCTCGGAGCCGGGGCCTATGTGCGCAAGCCTCTCACACTTAAATCTCTGGCAACTGCTGTCAGGGAAGTACTCGATCGCAAACAAAATTCAGAAATCAAAAAGTAG